The Bradyrhizobium sp. WSM471 genome includes the window CGGATGGGCCTTCACGATCTCGCCGCGAACGCCGAAATCCTGCAGCACGCCTTCGAGCGCGCGCGAATTGGTTTCCAGCTCGGCCTTGCTGAGCGGCTGGCGATCGCCGGCCTTCGGAGCGGCCAGCACCGACACGGACGGAAGCTCGAACTTGTCGGAGGATTTCTTGGAAGCGGCTTTCGGAGCAGCCTTCTTGCGCGGGGCGCGCGCGGCCGGCTCCTCCTCCTCCTCTTCTTCCTCGTCTTCCTCGACCTCTTCGTGCTCGTCTTCGTAGTCCTCGTCCTGGGCCTGCGGCGAGATCGAAGGCGCGGCGCGGCCGCCACCGAGCTTCGGCTCCTGGCGGCTGAATGCAACGGCCTTGGTCTTCGGTCCGCTTGAGACCAGCGAGCGGTAGGCAGCGCCAAGCAACCAGATCAGCCGTGCCTTCGTGCTCATCAAGGCGTGGAACAGCCAGCCCAGCGATACCGAACCGCGATCGCTCTCATCGTCCTGGTCGAGCGGCTTGTCGTCGTCCTCGATCTCCGCGAGCTCGTCGTCATGCTCGCGTGCGCCAAGCCCGCAGGCGATCAGGAAGGTCGCCGCCATCGCCGCGAACAGGATCGTGCCCAGTACTATGCGATAGATCATGCCCGGCGGTCCGAAGATCACCGCGGGCGCGCGGACCAAGGCATCGCCGACCACGCCGCCGAGCCCGGTCGGCAGCGGCCAGGCGCCGCCATGCGGCCAGCAGCTGACGAAGCCCGCCGCGATCACCGTGCAGAGAATCCAGCAGCCGAGCCGCAGCGCCTCGCGGTCGAACGGGCGATGGGTCAGCATGCGCCAGCCCCAGACCGCGACCGTCAGGACCAGCATGATCGCGCCGAGCCCGAGGATCTGCATGGCAAGGTCGGCGCCGATCGCGCCGGCATAGCCGAGAATGTTGCGGATTGGCCGCGACGTTGCGTGGCTGAGGCTGGGATCCTGCACCGACCAGGTCATCAGCGCCGCCGAGGCGACGCCCGACAATGCGATCAGGCCGAGACCGCTGAGCTCGCGCATGCGCCGCGCCAGCCCCTCGCGGATCGAGGGCGGCAGATGGCCGACCAAGGGAATGACACGTTCGATTGTCGACATGCTCACGGGCCCCGCCTAACCCAGAGTCTCGACCAGGCGGTGCAGCGCCTGCGCCGTGGTCTCGCCATCCTGCACCAGCGCAAGGCGAATGTAGCCTGCGCCGGGATTGAAGCCGTCGGGCTGGAGCCGCGCCAGGTAGCTGCCGGGCACCACGCGCACGCCTGCTTCCGTGAAGAGCTTCAGGCACACAGACACGTCGTCGCCGATTTTCGAAGTATTGAGCCAGACACAAAAGCCGGCATCTGGCCGGCGATAGCCGTAACGATCGCCGATGATCTGATCGGCAAGATCGAACTTGATGCGGTAGAGCCTGCGATTCTCCTCGACATGCGCCTCGTCGCCATAGGCTACGGTTGCGACATGCTGGAGCGGGACCGGCACCTGCGGCGCCGCGATGTTGCGCAGCTCGAGGAACATGCCGATGAGTTTTTTGTCGCCGGCGGCGAAGCCGACGCGCAGGCCCGGCAGGTTCGAGCGCTTCGACAGCGATTGAAACGCGACCACGCGGGTGAAATCAGGGCCGGCGCATTCGAGCGCGCTGCCCGGCGCTTCGCGGGTGTAGATCTCCGAGTAGCATTCGTCGCTGAGGACCACGAAGCCGTAGCGGTCGGCGAGCTGCTTCAGGCGCGAGAAATAATCGCGCGAGGCGACCGAGCCCTGCGGGTTGGCGGGCGAGGCCAGATAGAACGCCACCGTGCGCGCCAGCGTCGCCTCGTCGATGGCGTCGAGATCGGGCAGGAAGCCGTTCTCCGCCGTAGTCGGCAGGTAGACCGGCTCGCAAGCGGCAGCGCGGGCGCCGGCGCCATAGACCGGATAGAACGGGTTCGGCATCAGGATCGCGGGCTTGCCGGGACGCGGGCCGACGTAGCGCGCGGCCGCGATCGCGGCGAGGAACAGCCCCTCGCGGCTGCCATTGAGGACGAGAATCTCGCTCTCGGGATCGAGAGCGCGCGGCAGCTTGAAACGCGACGACAGCCAGGCGCCCGCGGCCTTGCGGAACGGGTCGGTGCCCTTGTTCGCGGGGTAACGGCCGAAATCGGCGATGTGTTTGGCCAGCACCGGGCCGACGAAGTCGGGCACGGGATGCTGCGGCTCGCCGACGGCAAGCGAAATCAAAGGCTTGCCGGGCTGATGCGGCGCCAGCAGCTCGTTGAGCCGGACGAAGGGAGAGCGTTCGCTACCGGAGCTTCCACTGTCCTGCGGCGCACGGGATGAAGCGGTCATAGCCATTCTGGACGCCAGCACTCTTGGAACAGCCGGTCGCTCTACCAAAAGCGCCAGCGGGAAGCGGTTCAGTTCACCATAGATAGGGCGAGGTTAAGACGCGATTAACCATCGGCCGCCGCCTCCGTCCAGAGCAGGAATAATGAGGCCGGATAACCGGGATGGCTGCGGCGGTTCTTACCTCTCCCGCTTGCGGGAGAGGTTGCGCCGGAGGCGCGACTGAGGGCTCTCTCCACCCAGGAATTTTCCCGATGTTGAGACACCCTCTCCCCAGCCCTCCCCGCATGCGGGGGAGGGAGCCCGCCGTCATCGCGGTTCTAGTGCGCCGGCAGCTTTTCGAAGGTCGCCATGCCCGCGGGGATCGCGTGGAAGTCCTGCTTGTCGCAGGTGTAGATCGCCATCTGCGGATGGAACTGCGCAGGCTCGTCCAGCGTGCCGACCTTCAGGATCGCGGCCGGCAGTCCGGGAACCTTGGTCACCAGATGGGTGC containing:
- a CDS encoding aminotransferase class I/II-fold pyridoxal phosphate-dependent enzyme — its product is MAMTASSRAPQDSGSSGSERSPFVRLNELLAPHQPGKPLISLAVGEPQHPVPDFVGPVLAKHIADFGRYPANKGTDPFRKAAGAWLSSRFKLPRALDPESEILVLNGSREGLFLAAIAAARYVGPRPGKPAILMPNPFYPVYGAGARAAACEPVYLPTTAENGFLPDLDAIDEATLARTVAFYLASPANPQGSVASRDYFSRLKQLADRYGFVVLSDECYSEIYTREAPGSALECAGPDFTRVVAFQSLSKRSNLPGLRVGFAAGDKKLIGMFLELRNIAAPQVPVPLQHVATVAYGDEAHVEENRRLYRIKFDLADQIIGDRYGYRRPDAGFCVWLNTSKIGDDVSVCLKLFTEAGVRVVPGSYLARLQPDGFNPGAGYIRLALVQDGETTAQALHRLVETLG